Proteins encoded by one window of Synechococcus sp. WH 7805:
- a CDS encoding extracellular solute-binding protein, whose translation MRKLQLVWNRGRRFGLSLLLASTALLAACSQKDQQPEIGVYSGRHYNTDQKLYDRFTAKTGIKVKLLEAKDDALIQRLRTEGDTSPADVLILADAARLDQAADLDLFQPVRSKQLDAAVPAELRDPKQRWFGLTRRLRTPMINTASVQPEEVDQYQKLAAPALKGRLCLRNRRSVYNQSLVAFMLDREGEEATAQWIRGMVDNLAQPVFSSDTPMIRAVAQNKCGVALANSYYLGRLQAGDKGETDRKLSEAVTVVWPEPVHVNITGGGVTRSSRNPEAAARFLAFLVSSENQGGYAAANHEYPIKGMGVDPVLKAWGSFRQADVSAARLGELNGKAVELMSANGWQ comes from the coding sequence ATGCGCAAGCTTCAATTGGTCTGGAACCGCGGCCGAAGATTCGGCCTTTCACTCCTTCTGGCGTCAACAGCTCTCCTGGCCGCCTGCAGCCAAAAGGATCAGCAGCCTGAAATCGGGGTGTATTCCGGCCGCCACTACAACACTGACCAAAAGCTCTACGACCGCTTCACCGCCAAAACAGGCATCAAAGTCAAGCTGCTGGAGGCCAAGGATGATGCCCTGATTCAGCGGCTGCGAACCGAAGGCGACACCTCACCGGCCGACGTGCTCATTCTTGCCGACGCCGCACGTCTGGACCAGGCAGCCGATCTTGATCTCTTTCAACCTGTGCGTTCAAAGCAACTAGATGCTGCGGTCCCCGCAGAGCTGCGCGATCCCAAGCAGCGATGGTTCGGACTCACCCGCAGGCTGCGCACCCCCATGATCAACACCGCATCGGTGCAACCCGAAGAGGTTGATCAATACCAGAAGCTGGCTGCTCCGGCCTTGAAAGGTCGCCTCTGCCTGCGCAATCGCCGCAGCGTGTACAACCAGTCGCTGGTGGCCTTCATGCTCGACCGGGAAGGAGAAGAAGCAACCGCCCAGTGGATCCGCGGCATGGTCGACAATCTCGCCCAACCGGTCTTCAGCAGTGACACCCCAATGATTCGGGCCGTGGCCCAGAACAAGTGCGGCGTGGCGCTCGCCAACAGCTACTACCTCGGACGTCTGCAGGCTGGCGACAAAGGGGAAACTGACCGCAAGCTCAGTGAAGCGGTGACCGTGGTTTGGCCCGAACCGGTTCACGTCAACATCACCGGCGGCGGTGTGACCCGTTCAAGTCGCAATCCCGAAGCCGCTGCTCGCTTCCTGGCTTTCCTGGTCTCTAGCGAAAACCAGGGGGGCTATGCCGCGGCCAACCACGAGTACCCCATCAAGGGCATGGGAGTGGATCCAGTCCTCAAAGCCTGGGGCTCCTTCCGCCAAGCTGATGTGTCTGCCGCTCGCCTCGGTGAACTGAATGGCAAGGCTGTGGAACTGATGAGTGCCAACGGTTGGCAATGA
- a CDS encoding GTP-binding protein, whose amino-acid sequence MTGTAQSASTVPVTILTGFLGAGKTTLLNHILSNQDGLKTAVLVNEFGEIGIDNDLVVSTSDDIVELSNGCICCSINGELLETVDRILEQSRDLDYLVVETTGLADPLPVAMTFLGSELRDQTRLDSIITLIDAENFSEEILASEVGRSQVIYGDILLLNKTDLVDAARLEAIESRLREVKTDARILRSEKGEVPLPLLLSVGLFESDRVVSAAEDHDHGHSHTHDHDHGHDHGHGHSHDHGHNHEHESADHLAIEGFTSLSFRSDGPFGLRKFQNFLDNQLPESVFRAKGILWFNESERRHVFHLAGKRFSIDDSDWPGERKNQLVLIGRDLDHDTLRQQLQACVAKHAGQGFA is encoded by the coding sequence ATGACAGGCACAGCTCAGTCGGCCAGCACCGTGCCAGTAACCATCCTCACAGGCTTTCTCGGAGCTGGGAAAACCACGCTGCTCAATCACATCCTCAGCAATCAGGACGGCCTCAAGACAGCCGTGCTGGTGAATGAATTCGGTGAAATCGGGATCGATAACGATCTTGTGGTGAGCACCAGCGACGACATCGTGGAGCTCAGCAACGGCTGCATCTGCTGCTCGATCAATGGCGAGCTGCTTGAAACCGTTGATCGCATCCTCGAACAATCCAGAGATTTGGATTATTTGGTGGTGGAAACCACCGGGCTGGCCGACCCCCTGCCCGTTGCCATGACATTCCTAGGCAGTGAACTGCGAGATCAGACGCGCCTTGATTCGATCATCACCCTGATTGATGCGGAGAATTTCAGCGAGGAGATTCTCGCCAGCGAAGTGGGGCGCTCCCAGGTGATCTATGGAGACATCCTTCTCCTCAACAAAACCGACCTAGTCGACGCAGCGCGCCTCGAAGCCATTGAAAGCAGGCTGAGGGAAGTGAAGACCGATGCGCGGATTCTGCGCTCAGAGAAGGGGGAGGTTCCCCTGCCGCTCCTCCTGAGCGTTGGCCTGTTCGAATCGGATCGCGTTGTGAGCGCGGCTGAGGATCACGACCATGGGCACAGCCACACTCACGACCATGACCATGGGCACGACCATGGGCACGGGCACAGCCATGATCATGGCCACAATCACGAGCATGAATCCGCTGATCACCTCGCGATCGAAGGCTTCACCTCCCTGTCCTTCCGCAGTGATGGGCCCTTTGGCTTGCGCAAGTTCCAGAATTTTCTTGACAATCAGCTTCCTGAAAGTGTGTTCAGGGCCAAGGGAATTCTTTGGTTCAACGAAAGTGAGCGCCGGCACGTCTTCCACCTAGCTGGCAAGCGCTTTTCCATCGACGACAGCGACTGGCCTGGCGAGCGCAAAAACCAGCTGGTTTTAATCGGTCGTGATCTCGACCACGACACCCTGCGTCAGCAACTCCAGGCCTGCGTGGCCAAGCATGCCGGTCAAGGATTCGCGTGA
- a CDS encoding 4a-hydroxytetrahydrobiopterin dehydratase: MAERLRREELDALSSSLLHWQVEGDRLKREWRFKDFSEAFAFMTRVALLAETMQHHPNWSNVYNRVSIELTTHDLGGLSDLDVQLARCIDGLS, translated from the coding sequence ATGGCAGAACGTCTCAGAAGAGAGGAGCTCGATGCACTCAGCTCCTCTCTTCTCCACTGGCAAGTGGAAGGTGATCGACTGAAGAGGGAGTGGCGATTCAAAGATTTCAGCGAAGCGTTCGCCTTCATGACGCGGGTGGCGCTCCTGGCTGAGACGATGCAGCACCACCCCAACTGGAGCAACGTCTACAACCGGGTGTCGATCGAACTCACGACGCACGATCTTGGCGGGCTCAGTGATCTGGATGTTCAGCTGGCCCGATGCATCGACGGCCTCAGCTAA
- a CDS encoding carboxypeptidase M32, whose translation MDDNDVSSATAWVRLGRYLKETQLLGSIQSTLYWDQNTRMPEGGARWRGEQLALLARQLHSRQSSQCYSDLIKEARDEWRQQSGLDEQSAAQSRNLDLLEQELSRQQALDPDLVSALATAKSEGYDLWQKARRADDFEMFAPALRNMIALRQEQARQLQEPRGCWETLAQPFEPDLTLKSLQELFAPLRKRLPELLGRIKGGPRPGSLSWDLPVAVQQNLRSQLLQDWGRNEAITCVAESPHPFSITLGPSDYRITTRVVPGQPLSCFLATAHEWGHSLYEQGLPDISHQWFAWPLGQATSMAVHESQSLFWENRVARSLPFAEHWWQRFAAEGAPLDSAHDFWREMNPMAPGCNRVEADELSYGLHILIRMDLELALLEQGLPVEDLPDQWNKRYQELLGVTPINDAQGCLQDVHWSEGLFGYFPSYLLGHLISAQLSEAMEASIGEPEVHIRDGSIDVMLNWLRQHVHPIGRALNAAQLVEKVSGRPLSAEPFLKYLEEKIDNFTR comes from the coding sequence TTGGACGACAACGACGTGAGCAGTGCAACGGCTTGGGTGCGACTAGGCCGCTATCTCAAGGAAACTCAGCTGTTGGGTTCGATTCAAAGCACGCTCTATTGGGATCAAAACACCCGCATGCCGGAGGGAGGAGCGCGTTGGCGAGGTGAGCAGCTCGCCCTGCTGGCCCGTCAGCTGCACTCCCGCCAAAGTTCGCAGTGCTACTCAGATCTGATTAAGGAGGCGAGAGACGAGTGGCGTCAGCAAAGTGGCCTTGACGAGCAATCTGCAGCACAAAGTCGCAATCTTGATCTTCTTGAACAGGAGTTGTCTCGCCAGCAGGCATTAGACCCTGATCTTGTCAGCGCATTGGCGACTGCAAAATCTGAGGGGTATGACCTTTGGCAAAAAGCCAGGCGAGCTGACGATTTCGAGATGTTCGCTCCGGCGCTGCGGAACATGATTGCTCTGCGCCAAGAGCAGGCCCGTCAACTACAAGAACCTCGAGGCTGCTGGGAAACCCTGGCACAACCTTTTGAACCGGATCTCACCCTGAAGAGCCTGCAGGAGCTTTTTGCACCCCTGAGGAAACGTCTGCCTGAATTGCTCGGTCGGATCAAGGGTGGACCACGTCCTGGATCCCTCAGCTGGGATTTGCCGGTGGCCGTTCAACAGAACCTCAGGAGTCAGCTGCTTCAGGACTGGGGACGCAACGAAGCAATCACCTGTGTTGCTGAGTCGCCACATCCTTTTTCCATCACACTTGGACCCTCTGATTACCGCATCACAACGCGCGTGGTGCCTGGTCAGCCGCTCTCCTGTTTTCTGGCGACGGCCCATGAATGGGGACACTCTTTATATGAACAGGGGCTTCCTGATATCAGCCATCAATGGTTTGCCTGGCCTCTTGGGCAAGCCACATCCATGGCTGTGCATGAAAGCCAGTCCCTGTTCTGGGAAAATAGGGTGGCACGAAGTTTGCCGTTTGCAGAACATTGGTGGCAACGTTTTGCAGCTGAAGGGGCACCGTTGGATTCAGCGCATGATTTTTGGCGGGAGATGAATCCCATGGCACCCGGTTGTAATCGCGTGGAAGCTGATGAGCTCAGCTACGGATTGCATATTCTGATCCGCATGGATCTCGAGCTAGCTTTGCTTGAACAGGGTCTGCCGGTTGAAGATCTGCCGGACCAATGGAACAAGCGTTATCAAGAGCTTCTGGGTGTGACACCAATCAATGATGCGCAGGGGTGCTTGCAGGATGTGCACTGGAGTGAGGGCTTGTTCGGATATTTCCCTTCTTATCTCCTTGGCCATCTGATCAGTGCTCAGTTGAGTGAAGCGATGGAAGCCTCGATCGGAGAGCCGGAGGTCCATATCCGGGACGGAAGTATCGATGTGATGTTGAATTGGTTGCGGCAGCATGTGCATCCAATTGGTCGGGCTCTGAACGCTGCGCAGTTGGTGGAGAAGGTAAGTGGCAGGCCTTTATCTGCAGAGCCTTTCTTGAAATATCTTGAAGAAAAAATTGATAATTTTACTCGCTGA
- a CDS encoding inorganic diphosphatase, translating to MANLDQAPSRSMPNLLHVLPAFADESELRLNTIVELNSNTINKYELITETGHLKLDRVGYSSLAYPFAYGCIPRTWDEDGDPLDIEIVNVTEPLIPGSIVEARIIGIMTFDDGGEVDDKVIAVLADDKRMDHIKSFEDLGDHWKKETTYYWEHYKDLKKPGTCTVNGFFGTEKAVEIIKTCEARYMTEIDPKLVD from the coding sequence ATGGCCAATCTCGACCAAGCTCCCAGTCGCAGCATGCCCAACCTGCTGCACGTGCTTCCGGCGTTCGCTGATGAGTCTGAGCTGCGTCTGAACACGATCGTTGAGCTCAATTCCAACACGATCAACAAATATGAGTTGATCACGGAAACAGGCCATCTGAAGCTTGATCGTGTCGGTTATTCCTCGCTGGCCTATCCCTTCGCCTATGGCTGCATTCCTCGTACCTGGGATGAGGACGGCGATCCGCTGGATATTGAAATCGTCAACGTCACCGAACCCCTGATCCCTGGATCAATTGTTGAGGCCCGCATCATCGGCATCATGACGTTCGATGATGGCGGTGAAGTTGATGACAAAGTGATTGCTGTGCTGGCTGACGACAAGCGCATGGATCACATCAAGAGCTTTGAGGATCTTGGTGACCACTGGAAGAAGGAAACGACCTATTACTGGGAGCACTACAAGGATCTCAAGAAGCCAGGAACCTGCACAGTGAATGGTTTCTTCGGCACTGAGAAAGCCGTTGAAATCATCAAGACCTGTGAGGCTAGGTATATGACGGAGATCGATCCCAAGCTCGTTGACTGA
- a CDS encoding L,D-transpeptidase encodes MASAPAVEDTHIHLDLRQRRISVIRNGHRIGPWPVAIGDPRTPTPTGVFQVENKRVNPQYESTKSGRVHPVTGPSSPLGHRWIGFLRQGPNQFGIHGTPWPHWVKIRAAVSNGCVRMLNAHVQKLYELVDVGTPVKITR; translated from the coding sequence ATGGCATCTGCTCCGGCCGTTGAGGATACGCATATTCATCTCGATCTGAGACAGCGGCGCATCAGCGTGATCCGCAATGGTCATCGCATTGGGCCCTGGCCTGTGGCCATCGGAGACCCAAGGACTCCCACGCCGACCGGCGTGTTTCAGGTTGAGAACAAGCGCGTGAATCCTCAGTACGAAAGTACCAAGTCAGGTCGTGTTCATCCTGTGACTGGACCCTCCAGCCCCCTGGGCCATCGCTGGATTGGTTTTCTTCGGCAGGGGCCCAACCAATTCGGGATTCATGGAACTCCCTGGCCCCATTGGGTGAAGATCCGCGCAGCAGTCTCCAATGGGTGCGTGCGCATGCTCAACGCCCATGTGCAAAAGCTCTATGAACTTGTTGATGTGGGCACCCCGGTGAAGATCACGCGCTGA
- the hemC gene encoding hydroxymethylbilane synthase, producing the protein MALEHLRIASRRSQLAMVQTNWVKAELESAHPGMAISVEAMATQGDKILDVALAKIGDKGLFTKELEAQMLVGRAEIAVHSLKDLPTNLPEGLMLGCITEREDPADALVVNSKNADHTLETLPEGSVVGTSSLRRLAQLRHHFPHLQFKDVRGNVITRLEKLDAGQYDCLILAAAGLSRLGFGDRIHQIIPGHISLHAVGQGALGIECVCDRPEVLKIIQVLEHAPTAGRCLAERAFLRELEGGCQVPIGVNSRIDGQELILTGMVASLDGLRLIRDERRGSLTDPEAIGRALAADLKSRGAGEILQEIFEAVRPEA; encoded by the coding sequence ATGGCTCTCGAGCACCTGCGCATCGCGTCCCGCCGCAGCCAGCTGGCCATGGTTCAGACCAACTGGGTCAAGGCGGAGCTTGAGTCGGCGCACCCAGGCATGGCCATCTCAGTTGAAGCCATGGCCACCCAGGGCGACAAGATCCTTGATGTGGCCCTCGCCAAGATCGGTGACAAAGGCCTGTTCACCAAAGAACTTGAAGCGCAGATGCTTGTGGGCAGGGCAGAGATCGCCGTCCATTCCTTGAAGGATCTGCCAACCAACCTCCCTGAAGGGCTGATGCTGGGATGCATCACCGAGAGAGAAGATCCTGCAGACGCCCTTGTGGTCAACAGCAAAAACGCTGACCACACCCTGGAAACCCTTCCAGAAGGCTCGGTGGTTGGCACAAGCTCTCTACGCAGATTGGCCCAGCTGCGCCATCACTTCCCCCATCTCCAATTCAAAGATGTCCGCGGAAATGTGATCACCCGCCTCGAGAAACTCGATGCAGGTCAATACGACTGCTTGATTCTCGCGGCCGCAGGCCTGAGCCGGCTGGGATTCGGGGACCGCATCCACCAGATCATCCCTGGCCATATCTCCCTGCATGCCGTTGGGCAGGGTGCTCTTGGAATCGAGTGCGTCTGTGATCGGCCTGAGGTGCTGAAGATCATTCAGGTACTCGAGCATGCACCCACAGCCGGACGCTGCCTGGCTGAAAGGGCTTTTCTGCGTGAACTGGAAGGAGGATGCCAGGTTCCGATCGGTGTGAACAGCCGCATCGATGGGCAGGAACTGATCCTCACTGGCATGGTGGCCAGCCTGGATGGCCTGCGCCTGATCCGTGACGAGCGCCGAGGGAGCCTCACCGATCCTGAAGCCATCGGACGAGCCCTAGCCGCAGACTTGAAATCCCGCGGTGCAGGGGAAATCCTTCAGGAGATCTTCGAGGCGGTTCGCCCCGAAGCCTGA
- a CDS encoding DUF6561 domain-containing protein, producing the protein MPGPVVNGVKVSRSASGEAAHQMAESLPFLPVLSEGTIRVVLLTSGLLVVARLRQTTDPDGDRAYQLIRPMRLVGDLDGDEWSLHPFLAGLTPQRNIVMLKAAVAAVLEPEARILQVYTRSTNQECPPSETPVERLKKAFQEFTDSIETG; encoded by the coding sequence ATGCCAGGACCTGTCGTTAACGGTGTGAAGGTGAGCCGTTCCGCATCCGGTGAAGCCGCTCATCAAATGGCTGAATCACTCCCTTTTCTGCCTGTGCTCAGTGAAGGAACGATCCGCGTGGTGTTACTCACCAGTGGGCTCTTGGTTGTGGCACGTCTCAGGCAGACCACCGATCCAGATGGCGATCGTGCTTATCAATTGATTCGCCCTATGCGCCTGGTCGGGGACCTCGATGGTGATGAATGGTCCTTACATCCGTTTCTTGCGGGGCTGACACCGCAGCGCAACATCGTGATGCTGAAGGCCGCAGTGGCGGCAGTGCTGGAGCCCGAAGCCAGGATTCTTCAGGTGTACACGCGCTCCACAAACCAGGAATGCCCACCGTCAGAAACCCCTGTGGAGCGGTTGAAAAAAGCGTTCCAGGAATTCACAGACAGTATTGAGACCGGTTGA
- the rpoD gene encoding RNA polymerase sigma factor RpoD: MSPAVRKSAQADAKQAPAIVMMADANGQPKDLTVKAKPKSKAAPTSAKSSKAKPAAKATKSTKTTARSRSKTAASKAPDLDAAADQLLANASGKAADTPQSAADAGTSTKEEKAKADAKAKVLASIKVGPKGVYTEDSIRVYLQEIGRIRLLRPDEEIELARKIADLLHLEELAAQFESDNGKLPDTKEWAALVEMPVIRFRRRLMLGRRAKEKMVQSNLRLVVSIAKKYMNRGLSFQDLIQEGSLGLIRAAEKFDHEKGYKFSTYATWWIRQAITRAIADQSRTIRLPVHLYETISRIKKTTKVLSQEFGRKPTEEEIAESMEMTIEKLRFIAKSAQLPISLETPIGKEEDSRLGDFIEADIENPEQDVAKNLLREDLEGVLATLSPRERDVLRLRYGLDDGRMKTLEEIGQIFDVTRERIRQIEAKALRKLRHPNRNGVLKEYIK; the protein is encoded by the coding sequence ATGAGCCCTGCAGTGCGCAAATCCGCTCAGGCTGACGCTAAGCAAGCACCAGCGATCGTGATGATGGCTGATGCCAATGGTCAACCCAAAGATTTAACCGTCAAAGCCAAGCCCAAGAGCAAGGCTGCTCCAACGTCCGCGAAGAGCTCCAAAGCCAAGCCTGCGGCGAAAGCAACCAAATCCACGAAAACCACCGCACGCAGTCGCAGCAAGACAGCTGCCTCCAAAGCTCCAGACCTTGATGCGGCAGCAGATCAATTGCTGGCCAATGCGTCGGGGAAAGCAGCAGACACTCCCCAATCAGCGGCTGATGCTGGCACCAGCACCAAAGAAGAGAAAGCCAAGGCTGATGCTAAAGCCAAGGTTCTCGCCAGCATCAAGGTGGGACCGAAAGGGGTCTACACCGAAGATTCCATTCGTGTTTACCTCCAGGAGATCGGTCGAATCCGGCTGTTGCGTCCTGATGAAGAGATCGAACTGGCCCGAAAGATTGCCGATTTACTCCATCTCGAGGAACTCGCAGCCCAGTTTGAGAGTGACAACGGCAAGTTGCCCGACACCAAGGAATGGGCTGCCCTGGTGGAGATGCCAGTTATTCGCTTCCGCAGGCGACTGATGTTGGGCCGAAGAGCCAAGGAAAAGATGGTGCAATCCAACCTGAGGTTGGTGGTATCGATTGCCAAGAAATACATGAATCGCGGCCTGAGCTTCCAGGACCTGATTCAGGAGGGCAGCCTGGGTCTGATCCGAGCCGCCGAAAAATTTGATCATGAGAAGGGTTATAAGTTCTCCACCTACGCCACGTGGTGGATTCGCCAGGCGATCACCCGCGCCATTGCCGACCAGAGCCGCACGATCCGACTACCGGTTCACCTCTACGAGACGATTTCACGGATCAAAAAAACGACCAAGGTCCTGAGTCAGGAATTCGGCCGCAAGCCCACGGAAGAAGAAATCGCCGAATCGATGGAGATGACCATCGAAAAACTGCGGTTTATTGCGAAATCAGCCCAACTGCCGATTTCACTGGAAACACCGATCGGCAAGGAAGAAGATTCACGCCTTGGCGACTTCATTGAAGCCGACATCGAGAATCCAGAACAGGATGTGGCCAAGAACCTTCTCCGGGAAGACCTTGAGGGCGTCTTGGCCACCCTCAGCCCACGGGAACGGGATGTCCTGCGACTTCGCTACGGCCTCGATGACGGCCGCATGAAAACCCTTGAGGAGATCGGACAGATCTTCGATGTCACCCGCGAACGCATCCGCCAGATTGAAGCCAAAGCTCTGCGCAAACTGCGTCATCCCAACCGCAACGGCGTACTCAAGGAATACATCAAATAA
- the priA gene encoding primosomal protein N', whose protein sequence is MSATPVESSQPNGAQGPVRVVDVWLEAGRDGRTFTYGDYQQLGLAFGDLVVVRLRGRRLQGLVIDSRPLRVETQQHSQSLQPVDALLQRAAVDPDWRTWLDAMAAACHTSPFRMLKAALPPGWLGQRGQPASPGRKLWWVELTRTPGDPHPKAARQHALLENLKAAGGGAWQRDLLNQGFHAGMVQSLQVKGYLRREQRIAPASEPSLELQGDHCNEDGLEPPRDLTDEQQAAINRFQSLPDGGGLLLWGITGSGKTEVYLQLAAAEIARGRHCLLLTPEIGLIPQLADRCRNRFGRRVLEYHSGCSDGERVRCWRRCLQAEEPLVLVGTRSAIFLPLRPLGLVVLDEEHDSSYKQESPMPCYHARDLALDRIRRQGGRLLLGSATPSLESWSRLKPKGPLALARLSSRISRQPLPPVRIIDMRLELAEGHKQLISRALMDRLAALPSKGEQAVVLVPRRGYSTFLSCRSCGEVVMCPHCDVAMTVHGSRSQQQWLRCHWCDHRAALTDHCTACGSSAFKPFGAGTQRVMERLSEELDGLRLLRFDRDSTGGRDGHRRLLARFAEGEADVLVGTQMLAKGMDLPQVTLAAVLAADGLLHRPDLRAGEQALQLMLQLAGRAGRGEKPGEVLIQTYCPDHPVIQHLIDGRYERFLEEESTLRQQAGLVPYARACLLRLAGESAAATATAGTLLAEQLRPLCAAAGWQLLGPAPAPVARVAGRSRWQLLLHGPPETPIPLPQGSVLWDRLPKDVTLSVDPDPLQL, encoded by the coding sequence ATGTCTGCAACCCCAGTGGAATCCAGTCAACCGAACGGGGCTCAGGGGCCTGTACGGGTGGTGGATGTCTGGCTTGAAGCAGGACGGGATGGCCGCACGTTCACGTACGGGGACTATCAGCAACTAGGGCTCGCTTTTGGGGATCTTGTGGTTGTGCGGCTGCGAGGTCGTCGACTTCAGGGTCTTGTCATCGACTCCCGTCCTTTGCGCGTTGAAACCCAGCAGCACTCGCAATCTCTTCAGCCCGTGGATGCTCTGCTCCAGCGGGCTGCGGTGGACCCCGACTGGCGAACCTGGCTCGATGCCATGGCAGCCGCCTGCCACACCAGTCCATTCCGAATGCTCAAAGCCGCGTTGCCACCAGGCTGGCTCGGGCAGCGCGGTCAGCCAGCCTCTCCAGGCCGAAAGCTCTGGTGGGTCGAACTAACGAGAACGCCCGGTGATCCCCATCCCAAGGCCGCCCGTCAACACGCCTTGCTGGAGAATCTGAAAGCAGCTGGTGGGGGGGCATGGCAACGGGATCTCCTGAACCAGGGGTTTCACGCCGGGATGGTGCAGTCTCTACAGGTCAAGGGCTATCTGCGTCGAGAGCAGCGGATTGCTCCGGCTTCCGAGCCCTCCTTAGAGCTCCAGGGTGATCATTGCAACGAAGACGGGCTGGAACCACCGCGTGATCTCACCGATGAGCAACAGGCTGCGATCAATCGTTTTCAATCCTTGCCTGATGGAGGCGGCCTCCTCCTCTGGGGAATCACTGGCTCAGGCAAAACAGAGGTGTATCTGCAGTTGGCGGCTGCGGAGATCGCCCGCGGTCGTCATTGCCTTCTCCTCACCCCTGAAATCGGCCTGATTCCCCAGTTGGCGGACCGCTGCCGCAACCGCTTCGGTCGTCGAGTTCTCGAATATCACAGTGGTTGCAGTGATGGGGAGAGGGTGCGCTGCTGGCGCCGCTGCCTTCAAGCTGAGGAGCCGCTGGTGCTGGTTGGAACCCGCTCAGCGATTTTTCTCCCCTTGCGTCCCCTCGGCCTTGTGGTGCTCGATGAAGAGCACGACAGTTCCTACAAGCAGGAATCCCCGATGCCCTGTTACCACGCACGGGATCTTGCCCTTGATCGGATTCGTCGTCAGGGAGGGCGACTTTTGCTTGGCAGTGCCACCCCATCTCTGGAGTCCTGGAGCCGGCTAAAGCCAAAGGGCCCCCTAGCGCTGGCAAGGCTTTCCTCCCGAATCTCCCGCCAACCCCTGCCCCCGGTTCGCATCATCGACATGCGTCTCGAGCTGGCGGAAGGCCATAAACAGCTCATCAGTCGCGCTCTGATGGACCGGTTGGCAGCCCTGCCTTCCAAGGGCGAACAAGCTGTTGTTTTGGTTCCGCGCCGGGGCTACAGCACCTTTCTCAGCTGTCGCAGCTGTGGTGAGGTGGTGATGTGTCCTCATTGCGATGTGGCCATGACCGTTCATGGCAGCCGCTCGCAGCAGCAGTGGCTTCGTTGTCATTGGTGTGACCATCGCGCAGCCTTGACAGATCACTGCACAGCCTGTGGTTCGTCAGCCTTCAAGCCGTTCGGCGCTGGCACGCAACGCGTGATGGAACGGTTGTCCGAAGAGCTGGATGGACTTCGCCTGCTCCGCTTCGATCGCGACTCAACGGGAGGGCGGGACGGGCACCGGCGCCTGCTGGCTCGATTCGCTGAGGGTGAAGCTGATGTCCTGGTCGGCACCCAGATGTTGGCCAAGGGGATGGATCTGCCCCAGGTCACTCTGGCTGCAGTGCTTGCGGCTGATGGCCTTCTGCACCGACCGGATCTGCGGGCTGGTGAGCAAGCTCTGCAGCTCATGCTCCAACTGGCTGGCAGGGCCGGCCGTGGAGAGAAACCCGGTGAGGTGCTTATTCAGACCTACTGCCCGGATCACCCGGTGATCCAGCATCTGATCGACGGGCGCTACGAACGGTTTCTCGAGGAAGAATCAACTCTCAGACAGCAGGCGGGGCTCGTCCCCTACGCGAGAGCCTGTCTGCTCCGATTGGCGGGGGAGTCCGCAGCTGCCACGGCGACGGCAGGAACTCTCCTGGCAGAACAACTTCGCCCTTTGTGCGCCGCTGCCGGTTGGCAGCTGCTTGGACCAGCGCCAGCTCCGGTCGCCCGGGTGGCAGGGCGCAGCCGCTGGCAGCTGTTGCTTCACGGCCCGCCGGAGACGCCCATTCCTCTGCCTCAGGGCTCAGTCCTTTGGGATCGATTACCCAAGGATGTGACTCTTTCTGTCGATCCAGATCCCCTCCAGCTCTGA